In Geotalea uraniireducens, one genomic interval encodes:
- a CDS encoding VOC family protein has translation MTGSALSFQLAVVDLDATEAFYVGILELDVTRALTVRGAPEHLILKQQGFEIIFVEDDNVLQAHPLLAERFEEYPKGVGMTFHLAVDDIEDVYQAVVEEELEIFYPLELRPYGVKEFWCFDPDGYLLVVEEASTRQP, from the coding sequence ATGACTGGTAGTGCTCTTTCGTTCCAGCTGGCCGTGGTCGATCTTGATGCCACGGAGGCGTTCTATGTTGGCATCCTGGAACTTGACGTAACTAGGGCGCTGACCGTTCGCGGCGCCCCAGAGCATCTGATCCTCAAGCAGCAGGGGTTCGAGATCATTTTCGTCGAGGACGACAACGTCCTCCAGGCGCATCCGCTGTTGGCAGAGCGTTTCGAAGAGTACCCCAAAGGGGTTGGCATGACTTTCCACCTGGCGGTGGATGACATTGAAGATGTCTACCAAGCGGTAGTTGAGGAAGAACTGGAAATCTTTTATCCACTGGAGCTGCGCCCTTACGGAGTCAAAGAATTCTGGTGTTTCGACCCGGACGGCTATCTGCTGGTAGTGGAAGAGGCCAGTACGCGCCAACCGTGA
- a CDS encoding YkgJ family cysteine cluster protein, producing MFFHQRGERKHGIMSDIPVDGSRCAGCAADCCRGFFSVALTPEEYALLQRLGARRLEFTLSGRFYLIIENGCEFLCEDRCGIYESRPTICRRFTCSDGDKPAAGR from the coding sequence ATGTTCTTTCATCAGCGGGGCGAAAGAAAACACGGCATTATGTCGGACATTCCCGTTGACGGCAGCCGCTGTGCCGGATGTGCCGCCGACTGCTGCCGGGGATTTTTCAGTGTCGCTCTGACGCCGGAGGAATACGCGTTGCTGCAGCGGCTCGGGGCGCGGCGGCTCGAATTTACCCTAAGCGGCCGTTTCTATCTGATCATCGAAAATGGCTGTGAGTTCCTCTGCGAGGACCGTTGCGGCATATACGAGTCCCGGCCTACCATCTGCCGGCGATTCACCTGTAGTGACGGCGACAAGCCGGCTGCTGGCCGGTAG